A stretch of the Papaver somniferum cultivar HN1 chromosome 6, ASM357369v1, whole genome shotgun sequence genome encodes the following:
- the LOC113285449 gene encoding uncharacterized protein LOC113285449 has translation MLLKRGLSSIFCGYWYEGEWLQNNMIQCQAFDCRSFCDTDVQVGIKNWPFNVLSPMIEVSYKGEEKQFAAEEISSMDWIKMREIAEAYLDSIVKNFFVTVPAYFNESQRQATKDARSLLVLMLWVSSMSLRLLPFPEEDYHFTMQRYQTMNYDFFILVELIVVPLWHLRLYTQLTFILSESMPAAQILKKMSMRIMLLRCSIGYNPR, from the exons ATGTTGCTCAAAAGGGGCTTGTCAAGTATCTTCTGTGGTTACTGGTATGAGGGTGAATGGCTGCAGAACAATATGATTCA ATGCCAAGCGTTTGATTGTAGGAGCTTCTGTGACACCGATGTCCAAGTTGGTATCAAGAACTGGCCATTCAATGTTCTATCTCCCATGATTGAGGTCTCATACAAGGGAGAAGAGAAGCAGTTCGCCGCTGAGGAAATCTCATCCATGGACTGGATTAAGATGCGTGAGATTGCTGAGGCATACCTTGATTCTATAGTTAAGAACTTTTTTGTTACAGTCCCTGCATACTTCAACGAATCTCAACGTCAAGCTACAAAGGATGCTAGGTCGTTGCTGGTCTTAATGTTATGGGTATCATCAATGAGCCTACGGCTGCTGCCATTTCCTG AAGAAGATTACCATTTCACTATGCAAAGATATCAG ACaatgaattatgatttttttattttggtgGAGTTGATAGTGGTGCCTTTGTGGCATCTGAGATTGTACACTCAATTAACATTCATCCTTAGCGAAAGCATGCCTGCG GCACAAATACTGAAGAAAATGTCTATGAGAATCATGTTACTCAG GTGCTCAATAGGATATAATCCAAGATAA